Proteins encoded together in one Mycobacterium simiae window:
- a CDS encoding AAA family ATPase, whose protein sequence is MTTTDSTGTSSWKQAGTDALRPWYTIVGCEDWDSREAFRAIEAGVVLYFAHNTTWASRQPDYTEKCEHNRAARHTWEADEPKRRAEYEAYAKSVGSHRMQQYALGTLKGRAKDIAELPDIGIGNETLNIKAYTLGAYVNAGLLSEFEVLDALLEATRQWENKASEAACRKTIESGLSGAKRKGIMPLVPRDRPLAEAPRQKTQSTDDAERETDDVDTDAKEALIQQKLLSLEVLDEARKRLRAAQARQMCETVNAPIVLTDFLAVPDDDATYRVDRLLPTGSRVILSAQYKAGKTSLIHNLVRALADGSLFLNEFQAKTAKVAVIDTEMDERQMRRWLRSLGIGNTGNVCVKTLRGNVSAFNILDSDVFAQWAQWLRGYDVVILDCLRPVLDALGLSEDHDAGQFLIAFDELLRLCGASEAVIADHMGHNGERTRGDSRKLDWPDATWRIIKNADATDPDDPSVDRYFSAYGRDVEVAEGLLDYTAETRELSYVARSRKAEKFARAAGVVVGLVRSKPNLSKNMIENAEELSGFTREQVREGIKQAVLVGKLIEQTEGKSHAKRYFVNPSLAASEDF, encoded by the coding sequence GTGACCACCACCGATAGTACCGGCACAAGCAGCTGGAAACAAGCGGGGACTGACGCCCTTCGCCCGTGGTACACCATCGTGGGCTGCGAAGACTGGGACTCCCGAGAAGCATTCCGCGCTATAGAAGCCGGTGTAGTCCTGTATTTCGCCCATAACACCACGTGGGCGAGCCGCCAACCCGACTACACCGAGAAGTGCGAGCATAACCGGGCCGCCCGCCATACGTGGGAAGCGGATGAGCCGAAACGCCGCGCCGAGTACGAAGCCTACGCGAAAAGCGTTGGCAGCCACCGAATGCAGCAATACGCCCTCGGCACACTCAAAGGACGCGCCAAAGACATCGCAGAACTACCCGATATCGGGATCGGCAATGAAACGCTCAACATCAAGGCGTACACGCTCGGAGCGTACGTCAATGCAGGGCTGCTATCTGAATTTGAAGTGCTCGACGCCCTGCTTGAGGCGACCCGGCAGTGGGAGAACAAAGCCAGTGAAGCGGCCTGCCGCAAGACCATTGAGTCAGGACTGAGTGGAGCTAAGAGAAAAGGCATCATGCCGCTCGTACCCCGCGACCGACCGTTAGCCGAAGCACCGAGACAAAAGACTCAGTCAACAGACGATGCAGAGCGTGAGACAGACGATGTCGACACGGACGCCAAAGAGGCTTTAATCCAACAGAAGCTGCTATCTCTTGAGGTATTGGACGAAGCGCGTAAGCGACTGAGAGCGGCGCAAGCTCGCCAGATGTGCGAAACCGTCAATGCCCCAATCGTTCTCACGGATTTTCTGGCGGTGCCCGATGATGATGCGACATACCGCGTAGATCGGTTGCTGCCCACCGGTTCTCGCGTAATACTTTCGGCGCAGTACAAGGCTGGCAAAACTTCGCTTATTCACAACCTGGTCAGAGCGCTTGCAGACGGGTCTCTGTTCCTCAACGAATTTCAAGCAAAGACGGCCAAAGTCGCCGTCATCGACACAGAGATGGACGAGCGCCAGATGCGACGATGGTTGCGGTCGCTGGGAATCGGCAACACCGGAAACGTCTGCGTAAAGACGCTGCGCGGCAACGTGTCCGCGTTCAACATCTTGGACAGCGACGTTTTCGCGCAATGGGCGCAATGGCTGCGCGGGTATGACGTAGTCATACTCGACTGTTTACGACCGGTGCTCGACGCACTTGGGCTATCCGAGGACCACGATGCTGGCCAGTTCCTCATCGCGTTCGATGAGCTGCTGAGGCTGTGCGGCGCGAGCGAGGCGGTGATCGCTGACCATATGGGACACAACGGCGAGCGGACACGCGGCGACTCGCGCAAACTAGACTGGCCTGACGCTACATGGCGCATAATCAAGAATGCCGACGCTACCGATCCAGACGACCCGAGCGTGGATCGCTATTTCAGCGCATACGGTCGCGACGTGGAAGTGGCCGAAGGTCTGTTGGACTATACGGCCGAAACTCGCGAGCTGAGCTATGTGGCCCGCTCGCGAAAGGCCGAGAAGTTCGCTCGCGCCGCTGGCGTAGTAGTCGGCCTGGTACGCAGTAAGCCGAACCTATCCAAGAACATGATCGAAAACGCCGAAGAACTATCGGGGTTCACTCGCGAGCAAGTTCGAGAAGGCATCAAGCAAGCAGTACTTGTAGGGAAACTCATCGAACAGACGGAGGGTAAATCCCATGCGAAGCGATACTTCGTCAATCCGTCGCTCGCGGCGAGCGAGGACTTTTAA
- a CDS encoding HK97 family phage prohead protease, producing MSDIERISTASWRNVPRLETRSFRNNRRTIGGYGAVFGVPSDPRLGFREIVERSCFNKSAGDGWPGVIALFEHQPGIVLGAVHSGTMRLKQDSYGLDYEVDLPETRSAEYESIKRGDVHSSSVGFQVYQDEWRPGDGGLPTRYLVSARLHHIAPTSSPAYPDATVALRHLAMQAEADFDEVYRDAQARNLNRYLVRTDNRDIAPTPELIARSHASSVTPADLKRRADANRDRGVEINRADRIELNRRIEANSQREATLALEARLDAHRHRELAGSVETRSGSDDFPRDRYDNAIYWHPWRQ from the coding sequence ATGAGCGACATCGAACGCATTTCCACGGCATCATGGCGCAACGTGCCCCGACTGGAAACCCGAAGCTTCCGCAATAATAGACGAACCATCGGCGGCTACGGGGCCGTGTTCGGCGTGCCGTCCGATCCGAGGCTGGGATTTCGCGAAATCGTAGAGCGGTCGTGCTTTAACAAAAGCGCGGGCGATGGTTGGCCTGGCGTGATTGCGCTTTTCGAGCATCAGCCCGGAATTGTGTTGGGCGCGGTCCATTCCGGAACCATGCGGCTAAAACAGGACTCCTACGGTTTGGACTACGAGGTTGATCTCCCCGAGACCCGTTCTGCCGAATATGAGTCCATCAAGCGCGGTGATGTTCACAGTTCAAGTGTTGGATTCCAGGTGTACCAAGACGAATGGCGTCCGGGCGACGGTGGCTTACCCACCAGGTATTTAGTGTCAGCTCGTCTACACCACATCGCGCCCACGTCGAGCCCTGCATACCCGGACGCCACAGTCGCATTGCGCCACCTTGCCATGCAGGCCGAGGCGGATTTTGACGAGGTTTACCGGGATGCGCAGGCGCGCAACCTCAATCGTTATTTGGTCCGCACCGACAACCGCGACATCGCGCCTACGCCGGAACTCATCGCACGCAGTCACGCGTCGTCGGTGACCCCGGCTGACCTTAAGCGCCGAGCGGACGCGAATCGCGACCGTGGGGTTGAGATAAACAGGGCCGACAGGATCGAGCTAAATAGGCGCATCGAGGCGAACAGCCAGCGGGAGGCGACTTTGGCACTGGAAGCCCGTCTGGACGCCCATCGCCATAGGGAATTGGCCGGCTCCGTCGAAACCCGCAGCGGCTCCGACGATTTCCCGCGCGATCGCTATGACAACGCCATCTACTGGCATCCCTGGCGGCAATGA